One stretch of Heterodontus francisci isolate sHetFra1 chromosome 22, sHetFra1.hap1, whole genome shotgun sequence DNA includes these proteins:
- the LOC137381288 gene encoding zinc finger protein 3-like, translating to MCGKGFTCSSALLMHKNIHSDKRPFKCSECEKTFKSRREMVTHQRAHAGERPFTCTECGNRFTRSSTLLAHQRVHTGERPFTCTECGKGFTQLSALLRHQRVHTGERPFSCTECGKGFTCSSALLMHKNIHSDKRPFKCSECEKAFKSRREMVTHQRTHTGERPFSCTECGNRFTRSSNLLAHQRVHTGEKPFTCTECGDRFARSSHLLTHQRVHTGERPFTCSICGKRFTRSSTLLTHQRVHTGEKPFTCTECGKGFARSSNLLIHQRVHK from the coding sequence atgtgtgggaagggattcacttgttcatCTGCCCTGCTGATGCACAAGAATATTCACAGtgataagagaccttttaaatgttctgaatgtgagaagacATTTAAAAGCAGACGTGAAATGGTGACGCACCAACGTGCTCatgctggggagaggccgttcacctgcactgagtgtgggaatagATTCACCCGTTCATCCACCCTGCtagcacaccagcgagttcacactggcgagagaccattcacctgcactgagtgtgggaagggattcactcagttatctgctttgctgagacaccagcgagttcacactggagagaggccgttcagctgcaccgagtgtgggaagggattcacttgttcatCTGCCCTGCTGATGCACAAGAATATTCACAGtgataagagaccttttaaatgttctgaatgtgagaaggCCTTTAAAAGCAGACGTGAAATGGTgacacaccaacgcactcacaccggggagaggccgttcagctGCACTGAGTGTGGAAACAGATTCACCCGTTCTTCCAACTtgctggcacaccagcgagttcacactggggagaagccattcacctgcactgagtgtggggacAGATTTGCTCGTTCATCCCAcctactgacacaccagcgagttcatactggggaaaGGCCATTTACCTGTTCCATTTGCGGTAAGAGATTCACCcggtcatccaccctgctgacacaccagcgagttcatactggggagaagccattcacctgcactgagtgtgggaagggatttgctcgtTCATCTAATctactgatacaccagcgagttcacaagtaa